TTATGACCTTGAAAAAACAGGACTCTTCAGCTGTCACTCATTAGATAGAGTTCACACAATGAATAAGAACTGAACCCTCCTGAGGCCTGATTCAACCCCCCTTTTATTCAAAGACCATACTTTTCTCTGACTTAAAATCTGAATTGGACGCAAAGCCAGTACATTGCATCCTGCTTAAAGAAGGACAAATAAATTGGCAGAACTTTATCTCAGCTATCAGAGCACCAAAGGGCACTGCAGAACATTACAGTAGCACTGCTGGACAGAGGGGAACAAAACTGCTGCTAACATGCTTAAAATGAGTCACTTCCTATTGTAAAATGAATGCGTTTTCTTTAAGGAGAGAAGAATCATTATGAGAAAGAATAGATTCATTACAGTGTTCCTGCACAGAAATGGTGGCAGCAAGGCGTGCAGATGGGAGCGATTTAGTTTGGTCAGTATGTCTGGAGACTGTGGCCACTAAATCCTTGCAGCCTGAAAGGCAGCATGTGGCTGAACCCATGTTAATGCAGAGGAGGACTTGATTGCACACATCTCAACGCCACTACAGAGTACAACTGCTAACTTTGGTTTCCTTCTGCCACATCAGTAGGAAGCAACACTGTCAGGGCTATAATGATAACGAGGTGCAATATTTGTGAGGCTCAGCAGACTATGAAGTGCACAACCTTGCATGGCAGGCTGCTGAAATGGATTGGGAAGGAAAAACTCCAAAGGagatttttccttgaaatgacAACGACACAAAAGAGAGAGCACAGCCAGTTTTCACGGTAGGTGGGTAATGCAGAGCCCCCAGTTGTTAAGAAGTCAAGCCATTCAGAAGCACTAGGCAGTCTAATATCCTGCTGTTCTTCATCCACCCCCTTACTtagttttctcctcctcctctttctgctcctctccgtAAAATGGGGGTGAATCAGCAGAAACAAGCCAGCAGGAGAAGGCCTTCATCCGCATACGTCAAAACAATTTGCTGTAGGCAAACAGACACCACGGAGATGTCCTGATGTGGTGCGCTCTCTGCTTTCACACACCAAGTGCAAAGCAATCCCTGGCCACAGAAGCTTTCACCTTCTGCTTCAGGAGGTCTTTTTGAGCCTTTAATCTCTTTTCCCATCAACTTTGAGACaccaaggaaggaaacaaagccAAAATTAACCCCTTGAGCACAGGAGACCTCGCAcacaattctgttttcattctgcagaATAAAGAAACATATTTATGTAAGGATTCTAAACCCCAATGTCTGGAGCGCTGTTGGTGCCGTTCTGGGAGggacctgacaggaaaagatGGTGTTGGTTTGCCCCCCAGGACACCAGTATGGCTGTGCAGAGGGAAGGAAGTAGAGGCAACCAAGTAGGACCAGAATTAGCAGTACAGATGACCAAAAGGAGTTTTATCCCTTTATCCGTGGAAGAGGACAGAAGCCTGCATATTGAAACACTGAACACatctttttcagtgaaattgttCTCTTCTGCCACCTGAAACAGAGAGTCCCTGGAATGTACAGTCATTtaacttctccatcttttcaaTCATATGGTGCATTGACTGCGCGGATAGGTGCACTAGAGGTTGCTTTTGGTTTCAAGACAAATTACCTGTCAGTCAGTTACATGAAACTGGGATATTTCACAAACATTTGTTCATTCTAGGTATGTTTTCTTCAATGTCTGGACTGGCACACCAAAGAGCGATATATTTAGTCTGGATGCAGTATATTCTCTGTGGGGGAAATAAAGCCAAACTGCAATGGTTTTACGTAGTCTGTGATTTCCTGCATATTGTGTAAAATTGGCATAGTCTCTGAGAAAGCTTGGCCATGGGGTTTGCAAGCATGAGCTCCTATTGCATTAGCTAATGCTTTAGGAAGACATAAAAAGTTTGGTTTTTAGCAAAACCACAATCAACAGTAAAATCCTCTTAATTATTCATGTTCAGTAAAGAATTCATGCTAGTGCCCTTATGAAATCACGTCCTGCCTCCATCCTAGTAGTCCCATCAAATACCTTTGGCACCTGCCTCAGTGCTTTGGCGTTTGGTATCAGAAGGGTAGAATGGTTTTGTGATCCTTGAGCTCAAGTTACTCGGCTTGAGAGCTCTTAAACTTCGCTGACAGCCCACATTTAGAAGCCACAGACACCTGCCAAATGAGACACCCAAATTGCCTCGAAAATCTCTGTCTGTCCAGATACATTGCATGAATAACCAAATCCCTTTTATGATTTCTCCATTATTTTGCagattgctttttctcctcccagcacCAATTTCCATTAGAAAGCTTTACTGCTCTGGTAGCAAGATGTGAAGCTAGATTTTGGGATATGAGTTTTAGACGTTTTTATCCTCGTGTAGGTGCCTCTAAGAAAGCCTTCAGGGGGGGAATGTCCGAGAGTCATTAGAGGCTTTCTGTGCTGTAGGCACAGCTCAGGAAAGGTGGATGAGGAGGGTGAAGACAGAAAGAGGAGAACCAGATCCCTGTCACATTAACACACGTCTGCCACTGGTGAGCACGTACTGAGCCTCCCTGCATCTTGGCCTAGCGTTCCTTCTGGGCTGTTCTCATATTGCAAAAATAGCCCTATTTTATAAagactaggggaaaaaaagcctactCCGTCGGTCTAGGAAAGCTGAAAGCAATGCAATGTAATTACACCTGTCTGCCAGACAAGTTACTGCACTTAAGCCTGGGTAGTTGGCAAGGCTTAAAGTGAGTACCCGGCCGTCGGCATCTCCACGCCATTACTGCATCTGTGCCCTCCAACAGCGAGGAGGTGCTTTTGGCATCCATGACCAGCCTGTGTCAGCTGTTGAGCAGCGTATCCCATTCACGGCGTCCTTCCCCAGAGCCACCTCAGCTAATAAATGCTGTCAGTGAGAAAAATGGCCCTGGAGGCCAGATTTCATTGTCAGAATCTGGCCTCTGACACCAGCTCATTCATTCACCTGTGACTTGGAAGTGCAAGGCCATGCCGCGTTTTCTCTGGCAGTCACTAACCCTGTCTCCTGCATATAGAGGGGAGTTTGGGTTGTCCTGGGCAGGAGCTTGATCATCCTCTATCTCCAGGTTCACTTTCACCCTCAGAGCCGGCGTGATTTGTCCCTGCATATGGGATTTCTAAGCAGAAACCATATGAGAGCCTTCCTACAAGGTGTGAAACTTCCTCCAGTGGCAGTCCTGCATCCACGCCTGCCGTAGCTTTTGTGATGTTCGGTTTTTGGCTTAGATCCCTCTCCATCCCCTGGGAGGTGATGCAGGCACCAGTAGAAGGGGCCAAGGGTGCTTCCCTCCCAAGGGTGAGTGTACGTGTGCCATTTGGTGGCACTCAGACAATTGAACAACaaataaatcaatttattttaaaaatcaatccTCATGGGAGCTCTCAAGGAAGGAAAATCTTATATTGCACTGATTATATTCTATAAAGTATCTCTTTACACTTCACAACGGTTTAAGGAAGGATCTTAAGATATGATAATaaaagagaagaacaaattACATTAGTGATGAGCAGGCACCATTTACAAAGGTTGTCCCCTCCTGGTGTAGCGTTGAGTTCAACCCGTACTGGCTGTAAGAGGAAAACATGGAACTGCCCTATCTTCTTCAAGGGCAAACAGCATCCAGGGGTCATTTTAAAAGACCACATAACGGGCTATAGCCAACATCAGTAATAAACATATGTTTTTGTTGCCACAGCTTCCATCAGAAATCACCCATTGTCATCATCTTCTCCAGAGAGCTCCCACATGAAGGGCTGAATACCATCCTCATCTCCAATCTGGTAACTACTGGCAAACAACTGTTAGTAATCCTGGTCAGATCTGGCTGCTGGACACGGTACctgtttacattttaatattgcCTCCTACCTTAGAAGAAATCATCTATTCCCACCAAGCCAACAcgtcattttttttccaccatatatttttaacatattgTACTTACAGTCTCAGAGTTTCTAAATCTTAGAAGGAACTGTTACTAACGTATTTTCTAAAGCAATTTCAAATTTCCCGTTCATAAACTGTCTCTCTCTGTGCCAGTCAGGTGACTAATGCAAGGCCTGCAGAGTAGTTTCATACATTGCACAATAATTTGTAGGGATCCTAGCAACAACTGTATTCAGTAAAAGGTGTCCATTATATTCAGTGACCTAACGTTTATCACGCTTGGTAAGCGACACTCGTGGCTACTTCATTTAGGTAGTTTATGATGCTGAACTGCTGAACCACACAGCGGGCCTTACTCCCAACGCAGCGGCACTACTACTTGTATTATAAAGGCTATTTCACTGCACAGGCTGCTGTGTACATGCAAAATGCTCtcaataaaaaaaccaaagccgaGAAACATGCCTATTTCTTCTTTAGACAGATACAATTGCTCCTGCTTAAGCTCACACGCGGTGATAATAGTCAGTGGAAGGAGCTCTGCGAACCCCCCGCAAAGACACTATTTGAGCTATGACGGTAATCCATGAAAcaagctggggaaaaaactgTGCCTTTAGGTCACAGGCACTGCTTTGAGGAGGCACAGAAGACTGGCCGGGCTCTGCAGGCAAGGCAGCCTGGCTTTGGTACGGgaagcaaacccaaacccacatgAGAACCAAGGTTACTCCTAAAGGATGATCCCTCTCAGATACATGGGACCTCCAATGGCATGGGTTTCAGTGCTATAATTTGTACGCAGAAGCTGATAAAGTCAGAGGAGATGCCAGAGGAGAGATAGAAGTGTCCCATGATGAAGCCTGGCTGACTTAGAAGGTTGCCGTATTTTGAGCTGTGTGGACCAGTGGTGTTTGGGTGTCAGAGACCTTCAGACACTTTATCTCAAAGGCATCCTCATGACTGAAGGGAAAGAATTGAGACTGCCATTTCTTACAGTTGCTTCTCATCATCTGCTAGTGGCACATCAAGGCTTCAGCCAGCTAGTCCTTAATCAAGCCCTGGTTCTCAACCAGATATTTATAAATTCAGAATACTGCACTGCAGCAAGCGACGCTGGCATAAATTCCCATCTGTCATCCCCTAATCAACTCCCAGCTCAGTGATCAATCTCTTTCAAATTCAGATGATCTTAACTACATAGTATctagaaaaaacactgcaaggAATAGGCAGTATACCATCCAGGACAATTTAGGGGCACTGACCTATCCAGCAGCTCTAGCTTCACGTACATTACAGTAGAGatagatatttttatatctgtCATCATCTCTGCCATAGTCCTTATCACTGACTACAATATTAGTGCAAGAATTAGGGTAAACAAGGTTAAAATGTGGTTGCAAATGCTCTTGCATCACCTTTCACCCATAGTAGGTAATTTTTGCCCACAGGAGAGCTTGTGGGGCCCTGAGTAGGTACTCAGGAGTCACTGAGATGCTGTCACAAGGACACAGTTCTTCGCACAGAGCAGTGTTCCCACCTATTTCCCATTTTACTGAGCTTTAGATACCATCTGAGGACACACCAAGGACCAACTTAACACTGGCTAGGAAATGGGTGAAGGACTGAGACTTATCCATAgctcatctttgctttccctacACATCatgcagcaggaaaaatacTCCCAAACTCTGTGCTAAGACACTGTCATACTGGCAACTTTCTGCTGCACCCCAGTATATATACGTTTTCACAAAGTAAATGATATTACTATATTTCATATCATCCAGCCAGAAAAAGCCCTAATGTGATCCCAGGGAAAGCATTTCCAATACAAGATACCGTAACCCTTGCAGAAAAATTGGATAGAGCTTGTATGTACTTTGTCAGATCAATTTTCTTATCCGGCTCACCAAGCAAAGCTCACTGGCATTAGACAAATAACTTGCATTTCGGTACATGCTATTACTGCTGTTGCTGGGAACCTTGAGAGAGGCGGGGGGAGAGGGTACAAAGGAAAGGACTGCTCATGAATCTGCTCCTGCAGGAAAACAGGAGTGGGGTTAGAACCAAGCACCAGGACCCCCACAATGGGCAGAaggggtggggagcagggctgctgtgcAGGGCTTCAGCATCCCTGCAGGAGCTCCTCCGACAGCGAGGCCAGAGTTACCAGCAGGGACCAATGTCCTCAAGCATCCCCCTTGCTGCATGCTGGCTCCAGCTGTTGCTGCTGGAGTGAGTCAAATCCAGAGGATTTAAAGAGAAGGTGAACCCCATGGGTCACATCTAATATCTGTGAAGCCAAGCCACTCAGCCTGGCTGGCCAAAACCAACAGTGGCTGCAGAGTCATGATAAACACTCCAGCTCGAGGATTTCCTTGACAGTACATCACTCACTGTACCTCTAGGGCTCAGCAGCAGGCACAACAGAGGCATTTCATAAGCAAGTAAGGCAAAAATGACACAGCAGTTCTGACGATGTCACCCCGTCTCCTCTGAGCTGAAATCAATGCAGTTGCATTCCTGTTAATGGAGGGCAGAATTGGGAAAATTCCCCTGAAGGTGATTTGAGACAGTACTGTTGGAAAgatcatgccttttttttttttttttaatttaggaaaGGAGTCAGTTGATTGTATGTTTGGTTCAGTTTTGTTCCAAGGtacaaaattaatatattgACACAAAAATAGGTGACACTTACGAGGGCTGTTACTCAAAATCATTCACTGTGCTGCAGTTCCTTGGTGGCAGAAATCTGCTCCCAGACAGCAGGTTTTGAAGGCATTTATAAAGGAGGAAGTTTTCTCCAGTGCCAagtaaaacagttaaaaaaaaaagaagagcatttTCAGTTGTAGGATATATGTCCTAGGTCATCATTACCTTGATGTTCGCAACTTCTTTTGTCTCTGATTTAAAGGAATCCTTACAATTATTGTTGATTTGTTTTGGGAAATCCATCAAAGCTGGCAGAAATGTTTGAAGGTAATGCGCAGAAGAGGTGATTTATAGAACACTTATGAAAATGTCAAATACAAACATTCATCAGTCTCTTGTACAGTAAACCGGATCTGATTTTTAAGCACTATTTCAGGTATTCTAGCCAAGTGATACAAACTTCTGATGGGAACAATCTCACCTCTTTGATTCCAGCCATACCACTAGTAGGAATAATAGGATttctcccccccgcctcccccccaaTTCAAGACTACACAGTAAGTTCTAGTAAACATGAGCAAGTAGTTAAAGTTTGGTTACCCCTTGGTGCTCCAGGAAACCTCTCAAGGACTGCAGGGGCTGTTTGTATCCAAGGTGGGGAGCTCTGCCTGGCCAGGCGCTGTGGGACTGAGCCCTTCCTATAGCATCCCTTATAGCACTGGTTCTAGCAGCCGCTAAAGCATAGCTTGAAGTTGAATCACAGCTTTAGGAGAAGGAAGCAAACCAGACAGTGAAACAGCAGAGACACTTTAGCAGTTCACCACAATATTATTTAAGTATCATGCAATACATCTAGACGCGGTTTAGGTGATGGATCTGTATTGTAGCCAGAGAGTTGCAAGCAGATGCTTTTTCAGGAAACTCGGGGATGTTTACACCTGGGCTGAATCAGAACATCCATCACATCTGATGTGACCAGCAGGATTTCCTTAAAGGCTCAGCTGTAtctcttcagaggaaaaatgccTTCCAATTGAAGGACTTCTAAAGAGCAGCTCTGGATAAGCAAGCAGGTCTTTGTGGAGCAGATCTTTTCAGTGGTGGGAAGGGAGATGCTTCCCCAGAGCCCATCTGTAGGAGAGTGGGTCAGACAGGCATGACTGAATTAATGGAAGACTCATCCTGGGCAGAGCTGAAAACTTTGAGTGCTGCAAAGGACCTCCAGCTCTCAGGAAGAGCTAAGGATGTGTTTCCCTGGAAGTTCTTCTCTCAGTTGGAATCCCACTCAGTCAGGAGAGAATTACCTAATCCAGGTGGCTTTGATTTCAGCTCTTTTTAGATGGAGTTAAAAACTAAAACAGACAGGCACCACGAGCTGGGATAAGGGACAAAATTTCTCTCTCCAAAGCCCACCCCCATCCTTCTCATTTgtcacttgtttaaaaaaaaaaaaaaaaagtgaaaaaagcaaGGGGgggaaatgagagagagaatgtgtgtgtgagagagagagagagattaatttttttgctgctgctgcctcctgctacTGCTACCCCTGCCTCCCTGCACACGGGCAGGGGTCCCAGCACCGCCTGCTCAGGGTGCTGCTGCCGTGTCCACAGCGGCAACGGGGCTGACCAGAGAGCAGCAACACAGCTGGGGCCACAACTCCACATCTGCTCCGAGGAGATAGCAAAGGGCTGCTGGACACCACCTAACCCTGTGTCCGGAGTGAAGGTCCAGACTTTCTCTCTGTCCCTCATCCCGGTCTGCCGGGACACGGAGTATCGGTGTACCCCacagcggggagcggggccacaGGCTCCTCTCATTGCAACAGCTTCTCTGAGGGACCCAACTGTCgtgttttccttttggtttcttGAAATTTAATAAAGGTGGTCATGTTGCCAAGTGCTTGAACGGAGCTACGCCTCCGAGCAAATGCTCAGAAAAGCTAGTGTTACATCTTAATAGCCTAACTCTGTATTTCTGTCTCCACAGCAAACATCTTGACAGTCATCATCCTTTCCCAGCTCGTGGCTCGCAGGCAGAAGTCCTCCTATAACTATCTTCTAGCTCTAGCTGCTGCTGACATCCTGGTTCTCTTCTTCATTGTCTTTGTTGACTTCCTCATGGAAGACTTCATCTTAAACAAACAGATGCCTCAGGTACTGGACAAAATAATTGAGGTCTTGGAATTTTCTTCCATCCACACCTCCATTTGGATTACGGTTCCACTAACGATCGATAGGTATATAGCTGTGTGCCATCCGCTGAAGTATCACACAGTCTCCTACCCTGCTCGTACTCGAAAAGTCATTGTAAGTGTCTACATCACCTGCTTTTTGACCAGCATCCCCTACTACTGGTGGCCCAACATTTGGATCGAAGACTACATAAGCACATCAATGCATCACGTTCTCATCTGGATCCACTGCTTTACTGTGTACTTAGTGCCCTGCTCCATCTTCTTCATCCTGAATTCCATCATCGTGTACAAGCTGCGGCGAAAGAGCAATTTCCGACTGCGAGGGTACTCCACAGGGAAAACAACAGCCATTTTGTTTACTATAACTTCTATTTTTGCCATACTTTGGGCACCAAGAATAATCATGATATTGTATCACCTCTACGTATCGCCTATAAACAACAGCTGGGTGGTACATATTGTGTCGGACATTGCCAATATGCTAGCACTGCTGAACACagcaattaatttcttcctctacTGTTTTATTAGCAAAAGATTTCGCACAATGGCAGCTGCCATGCTGAAAGCCTTCTTTAAGTGTCAGAAGCAACCTGTGCAATTCTATACAAACCATAACTTTTCCATAACAAGCAGCCCTTGGATTTCCCCAGCCAATTCTCACTGCATCAAAATGCTTGTTTACCAGTATGATAAGAATGGAAAGCCTATAAAAATATCACCATGAAAATGGCAATAGTTGGAGTTTCTGGGTGCAAGTTCTTTTCAAGTGGTTACATCTTCAGGATGTAATTTGCTGAAATGGCTGTTTTGAAGAGTGGTCATTTGATTTCATTTCCCTGGGAGACCGAGGGCAGATCAGACTGTTAGGAGGGAACAAGAGCACTTGATTTTAGGAGCAAAGTGAAAAGGCAAATGCCTCCGTCTCTTACATAGCATTTTGAATATGCTTCAGAGTTCAAGTCATAGTGTTCAGTCGCACTCAAACGTTTTGCATCCCAGCACCAGTGCAGTCCAAAGTCATTGAAGGGGGGAAGCCACAACAACAGTTAATTACAACCTtttaaaacacaacaacaaaaccttaCTTGACCATGCAGTTCACTATTGACGGAGCAAACGGATGCTTTTATGTACTGTGGAAGGTGCCATTTCTGGTGTGTGCACTTGCCAAAAATGATGTGTTGTTTCTGACATGAAATACTACCACACACAGTCTTGCTGACAAGACCTTGTTGCAAGAGGCAGCCTGCAAGACATGAACTGTGACAAGCCCTTTTTGGCTCACTTGAACAAGGCTCAAGGACCGATGTAGTACCTGTTGCAGC
This sequence is a window from Buteo buteo chromosome 27, bButBut1.hap1.1, whole genome shotgun sequence. Protein-coding genes within it:
- the GPR139 gene encoding putative G-protein coupled receptor 139, which encodes MEHNHLHLHNGSLLAHHRYGCGLGYAPVVYYSLLLCLGLPANILTVIILSQLVARRQKSSYNYLLALAAADILVLFFIVFVDFLMEDFILNKQMPQVLDKIIEVLEFSSIHTSIWITVPLTIDRYIAVCHPLKYHTVSYPARTRKVIVSVYITCFLTSIPYYWWPNIWIEDYISTSMHHVLIWIHCFTVYLVPCSIFFILNSIIVYKLRRKSNFRLRGYSTGKTTAILFTITSIFAILWAPRIIMILYHLYVSPINNSWVVHIVSDIANMLALLNTAINFFLYCFISKRFRTMAAAMLKAFFKCQKQPVQFYTNHNFSITSSPWISPANSHCIKMLVYQYDKNGKPIKISP